Proteins encoded in a region of the Paenibacillus sp. W2I17 genome:
- the bshA gene encoding N-acetyl-alpha-D-glucosaminyl L-malate synthase BshA, with protein sequence MDKKLKIGITCYPSLGGSGVVATELGKLLAEQGHQVHFIANSIPFRLGTFQKNIFYHEVEVNDYYVFRYPPYDLSLATKMAQVAKSQQLDLLHVHYAVPHAVCAFLAKQMVGDGLKVVTTLHGTDITVLAQDESLKDLIRLAINESDAVTAVSQDLIRETVELLDIQRPIDLTYNFIDKRIYYPRDAASLRRDFAAPDEKILMHISNFRPVKRTQDVVEVFRQVQEQVPAKLLFVGEGPDLPKMQWKINDLGLNDKVHFLGKQDDIAQVISMADVLMLPSEKESFGLVALEAMACGVPTIGSQAGGIPELVLHGKTGYLSAIGDTQSMAENTIRLLTDDRLAAEFREACLQRAHHDFCNDAIRHEYEQIYYRVLGREVPNLKPVCG encoded by the coding sequence ATGGATAAAAAGCTAAAAATCGGCATCACCTGTTATCCGTCCCTCGGCGGGTCTGGTGTTGTCGCAACGGAACTGGGCAAATTACTTGCCGAACAGGGGCATCAGGTTCATTTTATTGCCAACAGTATCCCGTTCAGACTGGGTACGTTCCAGAAAAATATTTTTTATCACGAAGTTGAAGTAAATGATTATTATGTTTTCCGTTACCCTCCGTATGACCTGTCACTGGCAACAAAGATGGCTCAGGTGGCTAAGTCACAGCAGCTGGATCTGCTGCATGTTCATTACGCCGTTCCACACGCAGTATGTGCCTTTCTTGCGAAACAAATGGTAGGGGACGGCCTTAAAGTGGTTACCACGTTACATGGAACGGATATTACGGTTCTGGCTCAGGATGAATCTCTGAAGGATCTGATCCGTCTAGCCATTAATGAAAGTGACGCGGTTACTGCCGTATCACAAGATTTGATTCGGGAAACGGTCGAACTGCTGGATATTCAGCGCCCAATCGATCTAACCTATAATTTTATTGACAAACGAATATATTATCCGCGGGATGCTGCCAGTCTGCGAAGAGACTTCGCTGCGCCCGACGAAAAAATATTGATGCACATCTCCAATTTCCGACCGGTGAAGAGAACTCAGGATGTGGTAGAGGTCTTCCGTCAGGTACAGGAGCAGGTTCCTGCCAAACTGTTATTTGTTGGTGAAGGACCTGATTTGCCGAAGATGCAATGGAAGATTAATGATCTCGGCTTGAATGATAAAGTTCATTTCCTTGGTAAACAGGATGACATTGCTCAGGTCATTTCCATGGCTGACGTGTTGATGCTTCCATCGGAGAAGGAAAGTTTCGGACTTGTAGCGCTCGAAGCAATGGCTTGTGGCGTACCCACGATCGGTTCACAGGCCGGAGGAATTCCGGAACTGGTCTTACATGGTAAGACGGGTTATTTATCCGCGATCGGGGATACACAATCCATGGCCGAGAACACCATCCGTTTATTGACGGACGATCGTTTGGCTGCTGAGTTCAGGGAAGCATGTCTTCAGCGCGCGCATCACGACTTTTGCAATGATGCTATTCGGCATGAATATGAACAGATTTATTACCGGGTGTTGGGAAGGGAAGTTCCGAATCTGAAGCCGGTTTGCGGTTAA
- the panB gene encoding 3-methyl-2-oxobutanoate hydroxymethyltransferase, translating into MANKQALNIVKMKKYKQDGVPLTMITAYDYPTALLAEEAGIDLILVGDSLGNVVLGYNSTLPVTIDDMVYHTRSVVRGAEKTFIVADMPFMTYHGSVDETLKGVRRLMQEGHAHAVKMEGGVEIADTVRAVVQAGVPVLGHIGLTPQSVNQIGGYRIQGKDAADAKRLMDEAKALEAAGAFGIVLELVTEEVARAISEELSIPTIGIGAGRGCDGQVLVFHDVVQYASPYTPKRFVKTYGDVGTLIRTSIEAYVKEVKDRSFPAEEHVFNAADGVLDQLYGGQSKEKVGSNS; encoded by the coding sequence ATGGCGAACAAACAAGCGTTGAATATTGTGAAAATGAAAAAATATAAGCAGGATGGCGTGCCACTTACCATGATCACGGCTTACGATTATCCAACAGCACTCCTAGCAGAGGAAGCAGGTATCGATCTGATCCTGGTTGGCGATTCACTTGGCAATGTAGTACTGGGTTATAATTCGACGCTTCCGGTGACCATCGACGACATGGTGTACCACACACGTTCCGTAGTGCGCGGTGCTGAGAAGACGTTTATTGTGGCTGATATGCCTTTTATGACCTATCATGGCAGCGTGGATGAGACGCTTAAGGGTGTACGTCGACTGATGCAAGAGGGGCATGCCCATGCGGTTAAAATGGAAGGCGGAGTTGAGATAGCAGACACCGTCAGAGCAGTCGTGCAAGCAGGCGTGCCTGTTCTTGGACATATCGGACTGACACCTCAATCGGTTAATCAGATTGGTGGTTACCGCATTCAGGGCAAGGATGCAGCAGATGCGAAACGTCTGATGGACGAAGCCAAAGCCCTGGAAGCTGCAGGTGCGTTTGGCATTGTGCTTGAACTGGTTACGGAAGAAGTTGCACGGGCGATCTCGGAGGAACTGTCCATCCCTACCATCGGAATTGGAGCAGGACGAGGCTGTGATGGTCAGGTACTGGTATTCCACGATGTGGTTCAATACGCCTCTCCGTATACGCCCAAGCGATTTGTCAAAACCTATGGAGATGTGGGTACATTAATCAGAACGAGCATCGAAGCTTACGTGAAAGAAGTGAAAGATCGTTCGTTCCCGGCCGAAGAGCATGTATTCAATGCGGCGGATGGTGTTCTGGATCAACTGTACGGCGGACAAAGCAAGGAAAAGGTGGGGAGTAACTCATGA
- a CDS encoding tetratricopeptide repeat protein — protein MMKPEEYMQQAYRCILQNDFEQAIRWFESAIHAHPKHAELYYRCSITHARSKHLVPALEYARKAVELSPGTEEYILHLQTLEAKQLTSRAKLLLEQAGIATQERYVEASTLLQEAVKLDPLSVEAHVMLALAYSDLNEFDYAIQVLREAILLDPQNGQLHQMLQEIKQRMKSIQ, from the coding sequence ATGATGAAACCGGAAGAATATATGCAGCAGGCTTACCGCTGTATATTGCAAAATGATTTTGAGCAGGCGATTCGTTGGTTCGAGTCAGCCATTCACGCTCATCCAAAACATGCGGAGTTATATTATCGCTGTTCCATTACACACGCCCGCAGCAAACATCTGGTTCCAGCGCTTGAATATGCGCGCAAGGCAGTCGAATTGTCGCCAGGAACAGAAGAGTATATTTTGCATCTGCAGACGTTGGAAGCGAAACAATTGACCTCCAGAGCGAAGTTGCTGTTGGAGCAGGCGGGTATTGCAACACAGGAGCGCTATGTGGAAGCGTCAACGCTTCTGCAAGAAGCGGTCAAACTTGATCCGCTCTCAGTGGAAGCTCATGTTATGCTTGCGCTGGCTTACAGTGATTTGAATGAATTTGACTATGCAATTCAGGTGCTGCGTGAGGCAATTTTGCTGGACCCGCAGAATGGGCAACTGCATCAGATGTTACAGGAAATCAAGCAACGTATGAAATCCATTCAATAA
- the dapB gene encoding 4-hydroxy-tetrahydrodipicolinate reductase, whose product MSEVIRVAVIGAAGRMGREVVKLVLQDPELELAAAVNRSGAGTDAGTLVGLPACGVLVTDDIEMAFAETKPQVMVDFTVPQYAFTHTEIAIRHGVRPVMGVTGFTPEQIEQLDKQCQDKGIGGLIAPNFSIGAILMMRFAAQAAKHMPNVEIIEYHGDQKLDAPSGTAIKTAELIAANREELRQGNPNEEETIEGSRGGYYNGFRIHSVRLPGVFAQQEVVFGDYGQSLKIRHDSYERAGYMPGVKIGVQKVMEYTGMIYGFDHFID is encoded by the coding sequence ATGAGTGAAGTAATCAGAGTTGCCGTGATCGGAGCGGCTGGCCGTATGGGCCGTGAAGTTGTGAAATTGGTACTTCAGGACCCAGAATTGGAGCTTGCAGCGGCTGTCAACCGCTCCGGAGCAGGCACGGATGCAGGAACCCTTGTTGGTTTGCCAGCGTGTGGAGTGCTGGTGACTGATGATATCGAAATGGCTTTTGCTGAAACAAAACCTCAGGTTATGGTTGATTTTACAGTGCCGCAATATGCTTTTACACATACCGAGATCGCGATCCGTCATGGAGTCAGACCTGTCATGGGTGTTACCGGCTTTACGCCGGAGCAGATTGAACAGTTGGACAAGCAATGTCAGGACAAAGGAATTGGAGGGCTTATTGCCCCTAACTTCTCGATCGGTGCCATTTTGATGATGCGATTCGCAGCACAGGCTGCCAAACATATGCCAAATGTGGAGATTATCGAATATCACGGGGATCAGAAGCTGGATGCTCCTTCCGGAACAGCGATCAAAACAGCGGAACTGATTGCTGCTAATCGTGAAGAACTTCGTCAAGGTAATCCGAATGAGGAAGAAACGATTGAAGGATCACGCGGCGGTTATTACAACGGCTTCCGAATTCACAGTGTACGATTGCCTGGCGTATTCGCGCAGCAGGAAGTTGTTTTCGGAGACTATGGACAGTCACTCAAGATTCGGCATGACTCCTATGAGCGAGCAGGTTATATGCCTGGTGTTAAGATCGGTGTTCAAAAGGTTATGGAATATACAGGAATGATCTACGGATTTGACCACTTTATCGACTAA
- a CDS encoding CCA tRNA nucleotidyltransferase, protein MVQWTQVDREMAKQSENVLTTLNKHGYKAYWVGGCVRDELLERVVDDMDITTSASPQQVMERFDDCIPTGLQHGTVTVRSGGYYFEVTTFRTESEYQDNRRPAAVQFVQDIKEDLQRRDFTMNALAMDVTGTIVDPFGGQADIKEERVRCVGSAMERFGEDALRMLRCVRFASVFDFKIAHNTWKGLVRQKDLLQHIAMERVRTEMVKMMSGPHPLRGLELLYRSDALAHIKAPVSSARFNKTLLSNLEQLSGEHVLLRWSLILIAGGYSKDEADVLLRQWTFSNEHRSRITGVLQVEQLIHTSVQEQKDMVSLRSDWIVTVLACGVQAADDWLRIQSTLPAGWRNQSEQAETQVVLVQELADEWSQSIPVHDLKELDITGEQVLQMVQRKGGPWLGQLMKHLLRETAIGTIANQHEALSAEVKRVVQDDQT, encoded by the coding sequence GTGGTTCAATGGACACAGGTAGATCGTGAAATGGCAAAGCAAAGTGAGAATGTACTCACAACATTAAACAAACATGGCTACAAGGCATATTGGGTAGGTGGTTGCGTTCGTGACGAATTGCTGGAACGAGTTGTAGACGATATGGATATCACGACATCTGCTTCTCCTCAGCAAGTCATGGAACGGTTTGACGATTGTATTCCTACAGGTTTGCAACACGGTACGGTTACCGTTCGTTCAGGCGGTTATTACTTTGAAGTGACCACGTTTCGAACAGAATCCGAATATCAGGATAACCGCAGACCTGCTGCGGTTCAATTTGTTCAGGATATCAAGGAAGACTTACAGCGGCGCGACTTCACGATGAACGCTCTTGCTATGGACGTCACTGGGACAATCGTTGACCCATTCGGTGGACAGGCAGATATTAAGGAAGAGCGAGTCAGATGTGTAGGTTCTGCGATGGAACGATTTGGTGAAGATGCACTGCGCATGCTCCGCTGTGTTCGGTTTGCTTCCGTATTTGATTTCAAAATTGCCCATAACACGTGGAAAGGTCTTGTAAGGCAGAAAGACCTGCTTCAACATATAGCAATGGAACGGGTACGCACCGAGATGGTGAAAATGATGTCGGGACCGCATCCTTTAAGAGGGTTGGAGCTGTTATACAGAAGTGATGCGCTTGCGCACATCAAAGCGCCGGTTAGCTCGGCGCGTTTTAACAAGACGTTGTTATCCAATCTGGAACAGTTGTCAGGTGAGCATGTGTTGCTCCGCTGGTCACTCATCCTGATTGCTGGCGGTTATAGCAAGGATGAAGCAGATGTATTATTACGTCAGTGGACATTCTCCAATGAACATCGTTCTCGAATAACAGGGGTCCTTCAGGTGGAGCAGTTGATTCATACTTCCGTTCAGGAGCAGAAGGATATGGTCAGTCTTCGTTCCGATTGGATCGTTACTGTTCTGGCTTGTGGCGTTCAGGCGGCGGATGATTGGCTTCGAATACAGTCTACACTGCCAGCAGGATGGCGGAATCAGTCCGAACAGGCAGAAACGCAGGTTGTTTTGGTTCAAGAGCTTGCCGACGAATGGAGTCAATCGATCCCTGTGCATGACTTGAAAGAGTTGGATATCACAGGGGAACAAGTGTTACAAATGGTGCAGCGCAAAGGCGGGCCTTGGCTGGGTCAACTGATGAAACATTTGTTACGAGAAACAGCGATTGGAACGATAGCGAATCAGCATGAAGCACTAAGTGCAGAAGTGAAGCGGGTGGTTCAAGATGACCAAACATGA
- the bshB1 gene encoding bacillithiol biosynthesis deacetylase BshB1, translating to MSLDILIFGAHADDAEIGMGGTIAKHTAAGLKVGVCDLTRAEMSSNGTVERRTEEAEQASRVLGLSCRTNLGLPDRGLYLTPEHVQAVTAEIRRHAPRMVFAPYWEDRHPDHVNCSKLVQEAVFNAKLRNYMPDMPAVQVKELYFYFINDIGPTDLIVDITEHYEQKEASLLSYRSQFELGDGAVSTPLNQGYIERVRARDSLLGQRSLIPFAEGFATITPYVVHQFGLGAQ from the coding sequence ATGAGTCTGGATATTCTCATCTTTGGAGCACATGCAGACGATGCGGAGATTGGTATGGGTGGAACGATTGCCAAACATACCGCTGCTGGCTTGAAAGTAGGCGTGTGTGATCTGACTCGTGCTGAGATGTCTTCCAACGGAACAGTAGAGCGCAGAACCGAGGAAGCGGAGCAAGCCTCCCGCGTCCTCGGTCTTTCGTGTCGAACGAATCTGGGGCTTCCTGATCGTGGTTTATATCTTACGCCTGAACATGTACAGGCGGTGACGGCTGAGATACGACGTCATGCCCCTCGGATGGTATTTGCTCCTTATTGGGAAGATCGTCATCCGGATCATGTCAATTGCAGTAAGCTTGTGCAGGAGGCTGTATTTAACGCCAAGCTTCGCAACTACATGCCGGACATGCCTGCCGTGCAGGTGAAGGAACTTTATTTTTACTTTATTAATGACATCGGGCCTACGGATTTGATTGTCGATATTACGGAACACTATGAGCAAAAAGAAGCATCATTGCTCTCTTATCGTTCCCAATTCGAACTGGGAGACGGAGCGGTCTCGACGCCATTGAATCAAGGGTATATTGAACGTGTAAGAGCCCGTGATTCCTTGCTCGGACAACGCAGTCTCATTCCGTTTGCAGAAGGTTTTGCTACAATTACACCTTACGTCGTTCATCAATTTGGCTTGGGTGCCCAATAA
- the mgsA gene encoding methylglyoxal synthase yields the protein MLKIAFIAHDRKKEEMVNFVTAYEPVFTDHQLYSTGTTGLRIMEGTSLKIHRFESGPLGGDQQIGALVAQNEMDLIIFLRDPLMAQPHEPDINALLRLCDVQGIPLATNIATAEILVKALDRGDFAWRELVHKYKPEAGLNSGDSE from the coding sequence ATGTTGAAAATAGCATTTATCGCCCATGATCGTAAAAAAGAAGAGATGGTTAACTTCGTGACGGCATATGAGCCTGTTTTTACGGACCATCAATTATATTCTACAGGAACAACAGGCCTTCGTATTATGGAAGGAACGTCTCTGAAGATTCACCGATTCGAATCAGGCCCATTGGGCGGAGATCAGCAGATTGGAGCTTTGGTTGCGCAAAATGAGATGGATCTGATTATTTTCCTGCGCGATCCATTGATGGCACAACCTCACGAGCCGGATATTAATGCGTTGCTGCGTCTTTGTGATGTTCAGGGTATTCCACTTGCCACAAATATTGCAACTGCTGAGATTCTGGTTAAAGCTCTGGATCGTGGCGATTTTGCCTGGAGAGAGCTGGTACATAAGTACAAGCCGGAGGCTGGATTGAATTCGGGTGATTCCGAATGA
- a CDS encoding sporulation protein YpjB codes for MKRTFGIKTGLLVVSFVALMLWTNLAYRVSAQSEALNSNSDQQVSTSNSIVQLNEEAAILYRQALENNIEEVRGSILRISKSLEHISFEGQTTVEGIHALSETIVEVKQAVVKVKNDDASLQQSSAKLRLAADSLANPTKPLWLQYYKIVKNDLDALSAATNQGQTAAVLANRYTVLEEHYETIRPAALIRREPYEIAQMDAWLSHTKGLTAAKQPDLAQLKSMVGHGEELVNQLFGREKDESAFVPFVQGPDRRAAGLLISSVIVATLSYAGYRKYRAQQQGIFPFRR; via the coding sequence ATGAAGAGAACGTTTGGGATCAAAACTGGCTTACTGGTGGTATCGTTCGTGGCTCTAATGCTGTGGACGAACTTAGCATATCGTGTATCCGCGCAAAGTGAAGCATTAAATTCGAATTCAGATCAGCAAGTGTCCACAAGCAATTCAATTGTACAACTGAATGAGGAAGCAGCCATATTGTATCGGCAGGCGCTCGAGAATAATATTGAAGAAGTGCGAGGAAGCATTCTGCGTATCAGTAAAAGTCTGGAGCATATCTCCTTTGAGGGACAAACAACAGTCGAGGGCATTCACGCCTTGTCCGAAACCATAGTTGAAGTGAAACAAGCCGTTGTGAAGGTGAAAAATGACGATGCTTCTCTTCAGCAGTCCTCTGCCAAGCTCAGACTTGCAGCAGATAGTCTCGCGAATCCAACCAAACCTTTATGGCTTCAGTATTATAAAATCGTGAAAAACGATCTGGACGCTTTATCCGCTGCTACAAATCAAGGGCAAACTGCGGCCGTACTGGCAAACCGCTACACCGTTCTGGAGGAGCATTATGAGACGATTCGTCCTGCCGCACTGATTCGCCGTGAACCGTATGAGATTGCTCAGATGGACGCCTGGTTATCTCATACCAAAGGGCTTACCGCTGCCAAGCAACCTGATCTGGCTCAATTAAAGAGCATGGTGGGCCATGGGGAGGAACTGGTGAACCAGTTGTTTGGTCGCGAGAAGGACGAGAGTGCCTTTGTACCTTTTGTACAGGGTCCCGATCGCAGGGCAGCCGGGCTGCTCATTAGTTCGGTCATTGTGGCGACGTTAAGTTACGCCGGATATCGTAAATATCGTGCGCAGCAGCAGGGGATTTTTCCTTTTCGGCGTTAA
- a CDS encoding menaquinol-cytochrome c reductase cytochrome b/c subunit — protein sequence MAHGHKKDDEEKVIFVGDSRVRKGAGFITPPDYTAYPGKSEAFIPNFLLKEWMVGVVVLVGILVLTISEPAPLGYPANPSASVIPMPDWYFLFLYQYLKYPYASGDYVLLGVLGVSGVAFGALLLAPFLDTGKERRFYKRPIASSLMILSVISVFYLTNVAWTHYEHELEASGQKPEHIQREEEALERREQGLPPVSNAPGQQEEVAIVEQDDPAMETYKKAGCIGCHAADMKGASGPSLRGVGDKHSQEEILTIIKDGYNQMPPQYNNAIAQGVTDEEITHLTEWLAKQKAEQ from the coding sequence ATGGCTCACGGACATAAGAAGGATGATGAGGAAAAGGTTATCTTTGTCGGTGATTCACGGGTCCGTAAAGGGGCGGGATTCATTACCCCGCCTGATTACACGGCGTATCCCGGCAAATCAGAAGCCTTTATTCCCAACTTCCTGCTGAAAGAATGGATGGTTGGTGTCGTTGTATTGGTGGGGATTCTGGTTCTCACGATCTCAGAACCTGCACCTTTAGGCTATCCGGCCAATCCGAGCGCATCCGTAATTCCTATGCCGGACTGGTACTTCCTTTTTCTGTATCAGTACTTGAAGTATCCATACGCATCGGGCGATTACGTTCTGCTCGGGGTACTGGGGGTCAGCGGAGTCGCTTTTGGAGCTTTGCTGCTGGCACCATTCCTGGATACAGGGAAGGAGCGGCGTTTCTATAAACGCCCAATTGCTTCATCACTGATGATTTTGTCGGTCATTTCTGTATTCTACCTGACAAATGTAGCGTGGACGCACTACGAGCATGAGTTGGAAGCAAGTGGACAGAAGCCTGAACATATTCAACGTGAAGAAGAAGCGCTGGAGAGGCGTGAACAGGGGCTCCCACCCGTTTCCAATGCACCTGGACAGCAAGAAGAAGTTGCGATCGTGGAACAGGATGATCCTGCAATGGAAACGTATAAGAAGGCCGGTTGTATTGGCTGCCATGCGGCTGATATGAAGGGCGCAAGTGGACCTTCACTTCGGGGTGTGGGTGACAAGCACAGCCAGGAAGAGATTCTGACCATCATTAAAGATGGTTATAACCAGATGCCTCCTCAGTACAATAACGCCATCGCTCAAGGTGTCACGGATGAAGAGATCACTCATCTGACCGAATGGCTTGCGAAACAGAAAGCAGAACAGTAA
- a CDS encoding biotin--[acetyl-CoA-carboxylase] ligase, which yields MTKHEDLLHMLLNAEGRFVSGEEISRNLSISRTAVWKHVNKLRDMGYEFEAVSRKGYRLVTKPDSIDATALQLALDTTVFGRKAVLLTSTLSTQGDVLKLAEQGQAEGAVVIAEEQTGGRGRFGRQWFSPPGKGIWMSVLLRPDLPLQHTPQLTLLTGVAVCRAVRACSGADAGIKWPNDLLIDGRKVCGILLESTVEDHEVRYCIAGIGVDVNFDPEDYPEDLTTIATSLKMETGQSVDRTKLTAAILTELEQLYFLYQKEGFGVISALWEALSVSMNREITVTNPHGVIEGKAIGLDPSGALIVEKHDGEHTLIISGEISWKS from the coding sequence ATGACCAAACATGAAGATCTGTTACATATGTTATTAAATGCAGAAGGACGATTCGTATCGGGTGAAGAGATCAGCCGTAATCTGTCCATCAGTCGAACCGCTGTGTGGAAACATGTGAACAAGTTGCGAGACATGGGTTATGAGTTTGAAGCGGTATCCCGCAAAGGATACCGTCTGGTAACGAAGCCGGATAGCATTGACGCTACTGCCCTCCAATTGGCACTGGATACAACCGTATTTGGCCGTAAGGCTGTTTTGTTGACCTCGACCCTGTCTACGCAAGGGGATGTTCTCAAGCTAGCTGAGCAAGGGCAGGCAGAAGGTGCTGTGGTCATTGCGGAAGAACAAACAGGAGGAAGAGGACGTTTTGGTCGACAGTGGTTCTCTCCTCCGGGTAAAGGAATCTGGATGAGTGTCCTCTTACGCCCTGATCTACCACTTCAGCACACGCCGCAGTTAACTTTATTAACAGGAGTGGCTGTATGTCGTGCCGTTCGAGCTTGTTCAGGAGCTGATGCAGGCATCAAATGGCCAAATGATCTGTTGATTGATGGACGCAAGGTATGTGGCATATTGCTAGAATCTACAGTGGAAGATCATGAAGTCAGATACTGTATTGCTGGTATAGGCGTTGACGTGAATTTTGATCCCGAGGATTATCCGGAAGATCTTACAACTATAGCTACTTCACTCAAGATGGAGACGGGGCAATCCGTTGATCGCACAAAACTAACGGCTGCCATTTTGACGGAGCTTGAACAGTTGTATTTTTTGTATCAAAAAGAAGGATTTGGCGTGATCTCAGCTCTATGGGAGGCCCTGTCCGTATCGATGAATCGAGAGATTACAGTGACGAATCCTCATGGCGTCATTGAAGGGAAGGCAATTGGTCTTGACCCTTCTGGAGCACTTATCGTGGAGAAGCACGATGGAGAACATACACTAATCATCTCTGGTGAGATTTCCTGGAAATCATAA
- a CDS encoding YitT family protein, translating into MSTAKTWVQVKLVLPIVLGTALYAFGLLYFIIPNQLMEGGLTGVTVLINYAFGISPSLTTLILNVPLFLIGLKILGGRQMIYTGIGIGALTVFLWLFEKLIHLGWIEPLHTENDLLLAALYAGVTLGAGLGIVFRWGGTTGGSDIIARILNRKYGWSMGRVLLGIDFVIIGLSLIYIPKEKILYTLVAVFIASKVIDFIQEGAYSARAFMIISDHAPEIADQITRDMDRGVTLIPAIGAYSKQAKHMAYCVISRQEFRRLQTIVRSIDPKAFVIISDVHDVHGEGFKES; encoded by the coding sequence ATGAGCACTGCCAAAACCTGGGTTCAAGTTAAACTGGTTCTTCCCATCGTGCTGGGGACAGCCTTATATGCCTTTGGGCTCCTCTATTTCATTATCCCCAACCAGCTTATGGAAGGTGGCCTCACCGGGGTTACGGTGCTGATCAATTACGCTTTTGGCATCTCACCTTCACTTACAACCTTGATTCTGAATGTTCCCCTCTTTCTGATTGGGCTCAAAATTTTGGGCGGCAGACAGATGATCTATACGGGTATCGGAATTGGGGCACTGACCGTTTTTCTATGGTTGTTTGAGAAGTTGATTCACTTGGGCTGGATTGAACCATTACATACCGAGAATGACCTCCTGTTAGCAGCACTATATGCAGGTGTTACCCTTGGAGCCGGTCTTGGCATCGTATTTCGTTGGGGTGGAACGACGGGCGGTTCAGACATCATTGCTCGTATTCTCAATCGTAAGTATGGATGGAGTATGGGACGAGTATTATTGGGCATCGACTTCGTCATTATCGGGCTCTCTCTCATCTACATCCCCAAAGAAAAAATTCTGTATACGCTCGTAGCTGTATTCATTGCCTCCAAAGTCATCGACTTTATTCAGGAAGGTGCATATTCTGCCCGGGCATTTATGATCATTAGTGACCATGCACCCGAGATTGCGGACCAGATCACACGGGATATGGATCGTGGCGTCACCCTCATTCCAGCCATTGGCGCGTACTCTAAACAGGCCAAACACATGGCCTACTGCGTGATCTCCAGGCAAGAGTTCAGACGACTGCAGACGATTGTACGTTCCATTGACCCCAAAGCTTTTGTCATCATCAGCGATGTTCACGATGTACATGGCGAAGGTTTCAAAGAAAGTTGA
- a CDS encoding DUF1405 domain-containing protein — MALSYFWSREFLTNRYFLWLLFWCNAVGTVYGYIWYGEQMKLTLAEQPVWQIVFVPDSPTASLFFTLALLWVLYPPRSIIIKRIGHVIQALAVVTSVKYGVWAVSIIFAGWMQGGTQHWQDWMLIASHSAMAIEALIYVRFFGFRWASLVVAGLWTLLNDTMDYTYDIYPWLPASLYDHVDGVRNFTFGLTLVSILCAWLALRQAKRT; from the coding sequence GTGGCTTTATCGTATTTCTGGAGTAGGGAATTTCTGACCAATCGTTATTTCCTGTGGCTATTATTTTGGTGTAATGCGGTAGGAACGGTATACGGATACATCTGGTATGGAGAGCAAATGAAATTGACGCTGGCTGAGCAGCCGGTGTGGCAGATCGTATTTGTGCCGGATAGTCCAACAGCGAGTTTGTTTTTTACTTTAGCGTTGTTATGGGTCTTGTACCCACCACGGTCCATCATTATCAAACGGATCGGACATGTGATTCAGGCGCTTGCCGTGGTCACATCTGTGAAATATGGCGTGTGGGCCGTGTCCATTATTTTCGCTGGCTGGATGCAAGGTGGTACACAGCACTGGCAAGACTGGATGTTGATTGCTTCGCATAGTGCGATGGCCATTGAAGCTCTAATTTATGTACGCTTTTTCGGCTTCCGCTGGGCTTCCCTTGTCGTTGCAGGTCTCTGGACGCTGTTGAACGATACGATGGATTATACATATGATATTTACCCTTGGTTACCCGCATCCCTCTATGATCATGTAGATGGTGTGCGTAATTTCACATTCGGACTGACACTGGTAAGCATTCTGTGCGCGTGGCTGGCCTTAAGACAAGCGAAACGAACCTGA
- a CDS encoding nucleotide pyrophosphohydrolase, which produces MEKSIAEMQREVDQYISQFKEGYFSPLAMLARMSEEVGELAREVNHEFGEKPKKSSEAANSIELELGDILFITICFANSLGIDLAEAHDKVMHKFNTRDANRWTPKNTD; this is translated from the coding sequence ATGGAGAAAAGCATCGCAGAAATGCAGCGTGAGGTTGATCAGTATATCTCCCAGTTCAAGGAGGGGTATTTCAGTCCTCTGGCCATGTTGGCCCGGATGTCTGAAGAGGTTGGGGAGCTCGCCAGGGAAGTGAATCATGAATTCGGCGAGAAGCCGAAGAAATCTTCCGAAGCAGCCAATTCCATTGAACTTGAGCTTGGAGATATTTTATTTATCACGATTTGTTTTGCGAACTCACTGGGAATTGATCTGGCTGAGGCGCACGATAAAGTCATGCATAAATTTAACACCCGCGATGCCAATCGGTGGACACCCAAAAACACCGATTAG